From a region of the Desulfuromonas sp. KJ2020 genome:
- the modC gene encoding molybdenum ABC transporter ATP-binding protein: MKLEVALEKRLGDFRFSAGFAVEGQRLGVYGKSGSGKSTLMGMLAGLIRPDAGLIRLDGETLYDGGRKLMVPPERRRLAVVFQHAHLFPHLNVRRNLLYGYKRIPRRDRRISPEALGEVLGLGPLLERDVTTLSGGERRRVALGRAVLSCPRLILMDEPLTGLDAGSKYQIIPYLKAVFDEFGIPLIFISHSLNEMRLMTDDVLLFDGGRLLSQSSAEELARSLMGSRQAGYINLLTLERPRPVDDLWAYDWGGQRLILTERASRESALFQLSSKDVTLFKGRPEASSARNLLPCRVGRIFESGNRIGVELDCGGRPLVSQLVREAVRELEIKEGSEIYAIVKASAFRPLY, encoded by the coding sequence ATGAAACTGGAAGTCGCGCTGGAAAAACGTCTGGGGGATTTTCGCTTTTCGGCCGGCTTTGCCGTGGAAGGTCAGCGCCTCGGCGTCTATGGCAAGTCGGGGAGTGGTAAATCGACCCTGATGGGAATGCTGGCCGGTTTGATTCGCCCCGACGCCGGCCTGATCCGCCTCGACGGGGAAACCCTCTATGACGGGGGGCGCAAGCTGATGGTCCCGCCGGAGCGGCGGCGCCTCGCTGTGGTATTCCAGCACGCTCATCTCTTTCCGCACTTGAACGTGCGCCGCAATCTTCTCTATGGCTATAAACGCATTCCCCGCCGTGACCGCCGTATCTCACCCGAAGCCCTTGGCGAGGTGCTGGGCCTCGGCCCCCTGCTGGAGCGCGACGTCACCACCCTCTCCGGTGGGGAACGGCGGCGGGTCGCGCTGGGGCGGGCGGTACTCTCCTGCCCGCGCCTGATTCTCATGGACGAGCCCCTGACCGGACTTGATGCCGGCAGCAAGTACCAGATCATTCCTTATCTCAAGGCGGTTTTCGATGAATTCGGCATCCCCCTGATCTTTATCAGCCATTCCCTCAACGAAATGCGCCTGATGACCGATGACGTCCTGCTCTTCGACGGTGGACGGCTGCTCTCCCAGTCTTCAGCGGAGGAGTTGGCTCGAAGCCTGATGGGGAGCCGGCAGGCAGGCTACATCAACCTGCTGACCCTGGAACGTCCCCGGCCGGTGGATGATCTCTGGGCTTACGACTGGGGCGGACAACGGCTGATTCTCACCGAGCGTGCCTCCCGGGAATCGGCCCTCTTCCAGTTATCCTCCAAGGATGTCACTCTTTTCAAAGGCCGGCCCGAGGCGAGCAGCGCTCGTAATCTGCTGCCGTGCCGAGTTGGGCGGATTTTCGAGAGCGGCAACCGTATCGGTGTCGAACTGGATTGCGGCGGTCGCCCCCTCGTTTCGCAACTGGTGCGCGAGGCGGTCAGGGAACTGGAAATCAAGGAGGGATCGGAAATTTATGCGATTGTGAAGGCGTCGGCCTTTCGGCCGCTTTATTGA
- a CDS encoding radical SAM protein, with the protein MAKQCPMMKAKVQSDHPCFGGDHSKAGRIHLPVAPGCNIKCGFCERKFDCANESRPGVTSRVLTPAQGVERVRLVKAHMEKAGGAQLKVVGIAGPGDPLANPKTFETFTLVREAFPEMTLCLSTNGLRLPEMLDKLLEVDIHSLTVTINALTPETGAKVYEWIRIDGQRLSGEEAAKILLKQQFKGVEMAARAGLMVKINHVYIPGVNDHETLELAVKVRELGASMMNILPVIPIGLFREIEPPSEAVMEMVRNQAELILSQARHCKQCRADAAGVVGRDINLEALHAQVV; encoded by the coding sequence ATGGCCAAGCAATGCCCGATGATGAAAGCCAAAGTCCAGTCCGACCACCCCTGCTTCGGCGGTGACCACAGCAAGGCCGGCCGGATTCACCTCCCCGTCGCTCCCGGCTGCAATATCAAGTGTGGATTCTGCGAGCGCAAGTTCGACTGTGCCAATGAAAGCCGCCCCGGTGTCACCAGCAGGGTGCTCACCCCGGCGCAGGGCGTTGAGAGGGTACGCCTGGTCAAGGCCCATATGGAGAAAGCCGGAGGGGCTCAGCTCAAGGTAGTCGGCATTGCCGGCCCTGGCGATCCGCTGGCCAATCCCAAGACCTTTGAAACGTTCACACTGGTACGGGAAGCCTTCCCCGAGATGACCCTGTGCCTGTCAACCAACGGTCTGCGCCTGCCCGAGATGCTGGATAAGCTCCTTGAGGTCGACATCCACAGTCTAACCGTCACCATCAATGCCCTGACCCCTGAAACCGGCGCCAAGGTGTATGAATGGATCCGGATCGACGGTCAGCGCCTCAGCGGCGAAGAGGCCGCGAAAATCCTCCTCAAGCAGCAGTTCAAGGGGGTGGAGATGGCGGCCAGGGCCGGGCTGATGGTCAAGATCAACCACGTGTACATCCCGGGCGTCAATGACCACGAAACCCTGGAGCTGGCCGTCAAGGTGAGGGAGCTTGGGGCAAGCATGATGAACATTCTTCCCGTGATTCCCATCGGGCTCTTCCGGGAAATCGAGCCCCCTTCGGAAGCGGTTATGGAGATGGTCCGCAACCAGGCCGAGCTGATCCTCTCCCAGGCCCGCCACTGCAAGCAGTGCCGCGCCGATGCCGCCGGGGTGGTAGGACGGGACATCAATCTGGAAGCCCTGCACGCCCAAGTTGTTTGA
- a CDS encoding GNAT family N-acetyltransferase, whose translation MEIRSATTTDWPVFLTLAKEEGWQVPRLEIDLFAGPLRGGAFALLEGGVCRGFVTTAAHPRSGWIGNLILAPEERGKGTGGRLFDFAVGHLEQSGSASIILTASALGRPLYEKRGFRAIGTIERWRHDPEPRRNGLPPFDHDGREALYQLDALAWEEARSPLLSFLSARGQTFVAGLSCLHVQEGEDMQILGPWYSASRRLEENGRLLRLALDAVQGAAPLFTDLLAESGLSPLLSRAGFRPCGSTALMVKGECPAELGRHLVSLASLGSLG comes from the coding sequence ATGGAGATCCGCTCCGCCACCACCACCGATTGGCCGGTTTTTCTGACCCTGGCCAAGGAGGAAGGCTGGCAGGTCCCCCGCCTCGAAATCGACCTGTTTGCCGGTCCCCTGCGCGGCGGCGCCTTCGCCCTGCTCGAGGGTGGCGTCTGCCGAGGCTTCGTCACCACGGCCGCTCATCCTCGCAGCGGCTGGATAGGGAACCTCATTCTGGCCCCGGAAGAAAGAGGCAAGGGCACCGGGGGCAGGCTGTTCGACTTTGCCGTTGGACACCTGGAGCAGAGCGGTTCAGCGTCTATTATCCTGACCGCCTCTGCGCTGGGCCGGCCCCTCTATGAGAAGCGCGGATTCCGCGCCATCGGCACCATCGAGCGCTGGCGGCACGACCCGGAGCCCAGGCGGAATGGCCTTCCGCCCTTTGACCACGATGGTCGCGAGGCGCTGTACCAGCTAGACGCCCTGGCCTGGGAGGAAGCCCGAAGTCCTCTGCTGTCCTTCCTGTCGGCGCGGGGCCAGACTTTTGTTGCCGGCCTCTCCTGTCTCCATGTGCAGGAGGGTGAGGATATGCAGATTCTGGGGCCCTGGTATTCGGCCAGCCGTCGCCTGGAGGAAAACGGCCGGCTCCTGCGGCTGGCTCTGGACGCGGTCCAAGGCGCTGCCCCGCTCTTTACCGATCTTCTGGCCGAAAGTGGCCTGTCGCCGCTGCTCAGCCGGGCCGGTTTTCGTCCTTGCGGGTCAACGGCCCTTATGGTCAAGGGAGAATGCCCCGCTGAATTAGGCCGCCACCTTGTGTCTCTGGCCAGTCTGGGGAGTCTGGGGTAG
- a CDS encoding ANTAR domain-containing response regulator, protein MKCALVVDDEPMLRRQVAEILADYGFDEIVEAENGSQALDLARVKNPLLIVMDVSMPVMDGITAAERIGKIRSIPVVLLTATADVATIERARRAGVMNYVLKPLRAEQVYAAVDLAIHHFVEVSTLKDEVHKLKETLETRKQVDKAKGVLMAKGMNEAEAYRKLQKIAMDKRKSLKEVAEAILLMEG, encoded by the coding sequence ATGAAATGTGCTCTGGTCGTTGATGACGAACCGATGCTGCGTCGCCAGGTGGCGGAAATCCTGGCCGACTACGGCTTTGATGAGATTGTCGAGGCGGAAAACGGCAGTCAGGCCCTCGACCTGGCCCGGGTAAAAAATCCCCTCCTCATCGTGATGGACGTGTCCATGCCCGTTATGGATGGCATCACGGCTGCCGAAAGAATAGGCAAGATTCGGTCGATCCCCGTGGTGCTGCTGACGGCCACCGCCGATGTCGCGACGATCGAGCGCGCCCGCCGGGCCGGGGTGATGAATTATGTTCTCAAACCCCTGCGGGCCGAACAGGTCTATGCCGCCGTCGATCTGGCCATTCACCATTTTGTGGAAGTGTCCACCCTGAAGGACGAGGTGCATAAGCTCAAGGAGACCCTGGAGACGCGCAAACAGGTGGACAAGGCCAAAGGCGTACTCATGGCCAAGGGGATGAACGAGGCCGAGGCCTACCGCAAGCTGCAGAAGATCGCCATGGATAAGCGCAAGAGCCTCAAGGAGGTCGCCGAGGCCATCCTGCTGATGGAGGGATGA
- the nifN gene encoding nitrogenase iron-molybdenum cofactor biosynthesis protein NifN yields MGEISHRNTKPLQVNPFKLSQPMGATLAFLGVDRCMPLMHGAMGCTSFTKVYTTRHFCEPIAIQTTAVTDITAILDGGDTSIVESVKNITAKVSPSLIGLHSTGLTETKGDDLRAVAAQVDFPLVYVNTPDYEGGLESGWALATRALIEQLVEPTEAIDDDKVVLLPHVSLTPIEVEKIKEFIAAFGYDVLALPDLSTSLDGHLGEKQAALSSGGIGVEQIRTLGDAGLVVSVGDSMRACAEALQKKNPFMRHRHFSHLSGLEGTDALAAWLLAETGRECPPEAIVRWRRRLQDAMLDGHFSLGQTRVLALGEPDHLTGLCHSLLEAGAKVTVAISTVASPQLERIQGRRVLVGDLEDAENLCDEYDLIVGNGHCEALAHRLHKALVLRGFPNWEEVGNPLKQDVLYEGGAYFLCECANTAEKLRGHG; encoded by the coding sequence ATGGGAGAAATAAGTCATCGAAACACCAAACCGCTGCAGGTCAATCCCTTCAAGCTGTCGCAGCCGATGGGGGCGACCCTCGCTTTTCTGGGAGTGGACAGGTGCATGCCCCTGATGCACGGCGCCATGGGCTGCACCTCCTTCACCAAGGTCTACACCACCCGCCATTTCTGCGAGCCCATCGCCATCCAGACGACAGCCGTCACCGACATTACCGCGATTCTCGACGGCGGCGACACCAGCATCGTCGAATCGGTCAAGAATATCACCGCCAAGGTCAGCCCCAGCCTCATCGGCCTGCACAGCACCGGTCTCACCGAAACCAAGGGGGACGATCTGCGCGCCGTCGCCGCCCAGGTTGACTTTCCCCTGGTTTACGTCAACACCCCCGACTACGAAGGCGGGCTGGAGAGCGGTTGGGCCCTGGCCACCCGGGCGCTGATCGAACAGCTGGTCGAGCCGACCGAAGCCATCGACGACGACAAGGTGGTGCTGCTCCCCCACGTCAGCCTGACCCCCATCGAGGTGGAAAAGATCAAGGAATTCATCGCCGCTTTCGGCTACGACGTCCTGGCGCTACCTGACCTGTCGACCTCCCTTGACGGCCATCTGGGAGAAAAGCAGGCAGCTCTCTCAAGCGGCGGCATCGGAGTTGAGCAGATTCGTACCCTGGGAGACGCCGGGCTCGTCGTGAGTGTCGGCGACTCCATGCGGGCCTGCGCGGAGGCGTTGCAAAAGAAAAACCCCTTCATGCGTCATCGACACTTCTCCCATCTCAGTGGACTGGAGGGAACTGATGCCCTGGCGGCCTGGCTGCTCGCCGAGACAGGCCGGGAGTGTCCGCCCGAAGCTATCGTCCGCTGGCGCCGACGCCTGCAGGACGCTATGCTCGATGGCCATTTCTCCCTCGGTCAGACCCGCGTGCTGGCTCTCGGCGAACCGGATCACCTGACCGGTCTCTGTCACTCGCTGCTTGAAGCAGGAGCAAAAGTCACCGTCGCCATCAGTACGGTGGCTTCGCCCCAGTTGGAGAGAATCCAGGGGCGGCGGGTGCTGGTCGGTGACCTGGAGGATGCCGAGAACCTGTGTGACGAATACGACCTCATCGTCGGCAACGGCCACTGCGAGGCGCTGGCGCACCGACTGCACAAAGCCCTGGTGCTGCGAGGATTTCCCAATTGGGAAGAGGTAGGCAATCCGCTAAAACAGGATGTGCTGTATGAAGGCGGCGCCTACTTTCTGTGCGAGTGCGCCAACACCGCGGAGAAACTGCGGGGGCATGGTTAA
- a CDS encoding NifB/NifX family molybdenum-iron cluster-binding protein has protein sequence MRIAVASKSGTEVDQHFGHAEKFHIYEIGESCASPTKISEVPVVKFCSADPDHVFSHSRMAGILAALDGCALMVTAQIGDYPRQELEKAGIRHLSASGPIEEAICSALHADNHCHCRSSGCSS, from the coding sequence ATGCGTATTGCGGTAGCATCCAAAAGCGGAACCGAAGTCGACCAACACTTCGGTCACGCGGAAAAATTTCACATTTATGAAATCGGGGAATCCTGTGCTTCACCAACCAAGATCTCCGAGGTGCCGGTGGTCAAGTTCTGCTCCGCGGACCCTGATCATGTCTTCAGTCACAGCCGCATGGCAGGCATCCTGGCCGCGCTGGATGGCTGCGCCCTGATGGTAACGGCACAGATCGGCGATTATCCCCGTCAGGAACTGGAAAAGGCTGGAATCCGCCACCTCAGCGCCTCCGGACCGATCGAGGAGGCCATCTGCTCGGCGTTGCATGCCGACAATCATTGTCATTGTCGTTCATCCGGGTGTTCCAGCTGA
- the nifV gene encoding homocitrate synthase — MTVETDIQHREVIIDDTTLRDGEQTAGVVFSRQEKIRIARMLDEIGVGELECGIPAMGKEEQADVRALVELGLGARLITWNRALISDIEASLATGVQAVDLSLSVSDIHIRHKLAKSRDWVKEQLKTALGFAKAHGLYVSIGGEDASRADLDFVVELMEIGRAMGADRFRFCDTLGLLDPFSTYEKIRFLRERVDLDLEIHTHNDLGMATANALAGIRAGARFVNTTVNGLGERAGNAALEEVVMALKHANGIDLHMDTRRFVEISRFVGQASHRPVPEWKAVVGERVFSHESGLHADGVIKNPCNYEGFDPAEVGLSRYLVLGKHSGSQGLVHRLQELGIRATRQQADSLLPSVRQLSQQRKRPLSDHELLSLWPSCQAVA, encoded by the coding sequence ATGACGGTTGAAACGGATATCCAGCACAGAGAGGTCATCATCGACGACACCACGCTGCGCGACGGGGAACAGACCGCCGGGGTGGTTTTCTCGCGGCAGGAGAAAATTCGCATCGCCCGCATGCTGGATGAAATCGGCGTGGGAGAACTGGAGTGCGGCATTCCCGCCATGGGGAAAGAAGAGCAGGCCGACGTGAGAGCCCTGGTCGAGCTTGGTCTTGGCGCCCGCCTGATCACCTGGAACCGTGCCCTGATCAGCGACATCGAGGCCTCATTGGCCACCGGGGTGCAGGCCGTTGATCTGTCCCTGTCCGTATCCGATATCCACATACGGCACAAGCTGGCTAAAAGTCGGGACTGGGTGAAAGAACAGCTGAAGACGGCCCTCGGCTTCGCCAAGGCGCATGGCCTGTATGTGTCCATCGGCGGCGAAGATGCCAGCCGGGCCGACCTTGACTTTGTGGTCGAACTGATGGAGATCGGACGCGCCATGGGGGCGGACCGCTTCCGCTTCTGCGATACGTTGGGTCTTCTCGACCCGTTCTCCACCTACGAGAAGATCCGGTTCCTGCGGGAACGGGTCGACCTTGATCTCGAGATCCATACCCATAACGATCTCGGCATGGCCACCGCCAACGCTCTGGCCGGGATCAGGGCCGGCGCCCGCTTCGTCAACACCACGGTGAATGGGCTTGGCGAACGCGCCGGCAATGCCGCTCTGGAAGAGGTGGTCATGGCTCTTAAGCACGCCAACGGCATCGATCTGCACATGGACACCCGCCGTTTTGTGGAGATCAGTCGGTTTGTCGGGCAGGCCAGCCATCGGCCCGTACCGGAATGGAAGGCCGTGGTCGGTGAGCGGGTCTTCTCCCATGAATCAGGGCTCCACGCCGACGGCGTCATTAAAAATCCCTGCAACTATGAAGGCTTCGATCCGGCTGAGGTGGGACTGTCACGCTACCTGGTCCTCGGCAAGCATTCGGGGAGTCAGGGGCTCGTTCACCGCCTGCAGGAGCTGGGCATCCGTGCCACGCGACAGCAGGCGGACAGTCTGCTGCCCAGTGTTCGTCAACTGAGTCAGCAGCGCAAACGTCCCTTGAGCGACCATGAGCTGCTTTCTCTCTGGCCCTCGTGCCAGGCCGTGGCCTGA
- the modA gene encoding molybdate ABC transporter substrate-binding protein: MMRTLMLVWLLGWLLLGSTAMAAEVRLSVAASLREVMGALTEEYALEADAVRFASNFGASGTLARQIEQGAPVDLFVSANGKWLDYLGEKGLLDQAAAVLAGNQLVVIGRAPAALTGLDDLLKLERIALVNPKSGPAGEYAEQALTTAGLYEALRKHLVPVKDVGQAVVLAERGEVDAALVYRTDARLAQKTQILYEIPGDLHTPVNYPMALTLSGRESAAAGAFFNFLQGETARQILARHGFLVTAKGH, encoded by the coding sequence ATGATGAGAACTCTCATGCTGGTCTGGTTGCTGGGATGGCTCCTGCTTGGCTCCACCGCCATGGCCGCCGAGGTGCGGCTGTCGGTGGCCGCGAGCCTGCGCGAGGTCATGGGGGCATTGACCGAAGAGTACGCATTGGAAGCTGACGCGGTCCGCTTTGCGAGCAATTTTGGCGCTTCCGGTACCCTGGCCCGACAGATCGAGCAGGGAGCCCCCGTTGATCTCTTCGTTTCGGCTAATGGAAAATGGCTCGACTATCTGGGGGAAAAGGGGCTGCTCGACCAGGCTGCCGCTGTTCTGGCCGGTAATCAGCTGGTGGTCATCGGCCGCGCTCCGGCCGCCCTGACCGGACTGGACGATCTTTTGAAGCTGGAGCGCATCGCCCTGGTCAACCCGAAAAGTGGCCCGGCCGGCGAGTATGCCGAGCAGGCCCTCACGACCGCTGGTCTCTATGAGGCCCTGCGAAAGCACCTGGTGCCGGTTAAGGATGTCGGTCAGGCAGTGGTCCTCGCCGAGCGCGGCGAAGTCGACGCGGCCCTGGTCTATCGCACCGACGCCCGTCTCGCTCAAAAGACGCAGATTCTCTATGAAATCCCCGGGGATTTGCATACTCCGGTGAACTATCCCATGGCACTGACCCTGAGCGGACGGGAAAGTGCGGCGGCCGGGGCCTTCTTCAATTTTCTCCAGGGAGAAACAGCCCGACAAATCCTGGCGCGGCATGGCTTCCTGGTGACAGCGAAAGGCCACTGA
- the modB gene encoding molybdate ABC transporter permease subunit codes for MFELTGNDYQAIWLSAQVATLATLLALPAGFAVAAVLVFTRLPGKALLEGLVNLPLVLPPVVVGYLLLLLLGQDSWLGGLLNTLGIRVIFTWKAAVLAALVVGFPLLVRSLRIGMENIDKDLLAAARTLGAPWHDLLFTMILPLSWRSMLAGATLMFARGLGEFGATIMIAGNIAGSTRTIPLAIYDYTAVPGGDAQALTLCLVAIALSLVVLLGNERLVGRRRAGKEKSS; via the coding sequence ATGTTTGAATTGACCGGCAACGATTATCAGGCCATCTGGCTTTCGGCCCAGGTGGCGACCTTGGCGACCCTGCTGGCCCTGCCGGCGGGCTTTGCCGTGGCCGCCGTGCTGGTCTTCACCCGCCTGCCGGGCAAGGCGCTGCTGGAGGGGCTGGTCAATCTGCCGCTGGTGCTGCCGCCGGTAGTCGTCGGTTATCTGCTACTGTTGTTGCTGGGGCAGGACAGTTGGCTTGGCGGGCTGCTCAATACTCTCGGCATCCGGGTTATCTTCACCTGGAAAGCGGCGGTGCTGGCGGCCCTGGTGGTCGGCTTCCCCCTGCTGGTGCGGTCGCTGCGCATCGGCATGGAGAACATCGACAAGGACCTGCTCGCGGCAGCACGGACCCTCGGCGCCCCCTGGCACGATCTGCTTTTCACCATGATTCTGCCCCTCTCCTGGCGCTCGATGCTGGCCGGCGCGACGCTGATGTTCGCACGCGGGCTTGGCGAATTTGGCGCTACCATCATGATCGCCGGCAACATCGCCGGCTCGACCCGGACCATCCCACTGGCCATCTACGACTACACCGCCGTTCCCGGTGGGGATGCTCAGGCCTTGACCCTCTGTCTGGTTGCCATTGCCCTTTCCCTGGTCGTGCTGCTAGGGAACGAACGCCTGGTCGGCCGGCGGCGCGCCGGGAAGGAGAAGTCCTCATGA
- the nifX gene encoding nitrogen fixation protein NifX, with protein MIRTSRFVIVGRPGREGLTMKVAFASTDKVYVNEHFGRAEQFTIWEVGPDAAEFSGVVKVKTEGADEADRIEARCSGLSDCALVYVAEIGGPAAARLVAKKIHPIKSKDQEAITAVVEKLQEVLRGSPPPWLQKAMLKGERPGLA; from the coding sequence ATGATTCGCACCAGCAGATTTGTCATCGTCGGTCGACCGGGCCGGGAAGGATTGACTATGAAAGTAGCATTCGCCAGTACCGACAAGGTTTACGTAAATGAACACTTTGGTCGCGCCGAGCAGTTCACCATCTGGGAAGTCGGTCCTGATGCGGCTGAGTTCAGTGGGGTGGTGAAGGTCAAGACCGAAGGCGCTGATGAAGCCGACCGCATCGAAGCGCGCTGTTCAGGGCTTTCAGACTGCGCGTTGGTCTATGTGGCGGAGATCGGCGGGCCCGCTGCGGCCCGGCTCGTTGCCAAAAAAATTCATCCGATCAAAAGCAAAGACCAGGAGGCCATCACCGCGGTCGTGGAAAAACTGCAGGAGGTTCTGCGTGGCAGCCCGCCACCCTGGCTCCAGAAGGCTATGCTCAAGGGCGAGCGTCCCGGGCTGGCTTGA
- the nifE gene encoding nitrogenase iron-molybdenum cofactor biosynthesis protein NifE → MATKPKIKELLEESACSHHKTKKTSCNAPTPGATTGGCAFEGAQISLFPYADAAHLVHGPITCLAASWETRATKTSHTGRDFTQMGFTTDIANTDVVFGGEQKLLNAIDYILQHYSPEAIFVYATCVTALIGDDIDAVCRQAAEKYGLPVVPVHAPGFVGSKNLGSRLGGEAALMHLIGTLEPEFTTPFDINLIGEYNVTGDMWQYSHLLDELGIRILSTLSGDGRVRAIRSAHRARLNVIVCAKSLISLTRKMEEKYGIPHISLSFYGKRDTSAGLLAIAEALGDADLIERTKRLIVREEAALEEKLAPYRALFRGKKAVLNTGGNKTWSIAAALQDLGIEVVATAVKKATEADREKAREVLGEKGVLMMNPGAEQARIIEERGAHLLLAGGRSLYTAIKKGIAFADVNQEKKKSYGGYNGLLNLAEDLKNALENPVFKNVAKRAPWEK, encoded by the coding sequence GTGGCCACCAAACCGAAGATCAAAGAGCTGCTCGAAGAGAGCGCCTGTTCCCACCACAAAACCAAAAAGACCTCCTGCAATGCCCCCACCCCCGGGGCAACCACGGGTGGCTGTGCTTTCGAAGGGGCCCAGATTTCCCTCTTCCCCTATGCCGATGCCGCCCATCTGGTGCATGGGCCGATCACCTGCCTGGCGGCATCCTGGGAAACCCGCGCCACTAAAACCAGCCATACCGGGCGGGATTTCACCCAAATGGGCTTCACCACTGACATCGCCAACACGGACGTCGTCTTCGGCGGCGAGCAGAAGCTGCTCAACGCCATCGATTACATCCTGCAACACTACTCCCCCGAAGCGATTTTCGTGTACGCCACCTGCGTCACAGCCCTCATCGGCGACGATATCGACGCGGTGTGCCGGCAGGCGGCGGAGAAATATGGTCTTCCGGTGGTGCCCGTGCACGCTCCTGGTTTCGTGGGGAGCAAGAACCTTGGCAGCCGTCTGGGGGGAGAAGCGGCGCTGATGCACCTGATCGGCACCCTGGAGCCGGAGTTCACCACCCCCTTCGACATCAACCTGATCGGCGAGTACAACGTCACCGGCGACATGTGGCAGTACTCGCACCTGCTCGACGAGCTGGGCATCCGCATCCTCTCTACCCTGAGTGGCGACGGGCGGGTCCGCGCCATCCGCAGCGCCCATCGGGCCAGGCTCAACGTGATCGTCTGCGCCAAGTCCCTGATCTCTTTGACCCGCAAGATGGAAGAGAAGTACGGTATCCCCCATATTTCCCTCTCTTTCTATGGCAAGCGTGACACCAGCGCGGGACTGCTGGCCATCGCCGAGGCTCTCGGCGACGCCGACCTGATTGAACGAACCAAACGACTTATTGTCCGCGAAGAGGCCGCCCTCGAAGAAAAACTCGCTCCCTACCGCGCGTTGTTTCGCGGTAAGAAAGCGGTGCTCAACACCGGAGGAAACAAAACCTGGTCCATTGCTGCGGCCCTGCAGGATCTGGGCATCGAGGTGGTGGCCACCGCAGTGAAGAAGGCGACCGAGGCGGACCGGGAGAAGGCGCGCGAGGTCCTCGGCGAAAAGGGGGTGCTGATGATGAATCCGGGCGCGGAGCAGGCCAGGATCATTGAGGAGCGGGGAGCACACCTGCTGCTGGCCGGAGGCCGCAGTCTTTACACCGCCATCAAGAAAGGGATCGCCTTCGCCGACGTCAACCAGGAGAAGAAAAAGAGCTATGGCGGCTACAACGGTCTGCTCAATCTGGCCGAAGATCTGAAGAACGCGCTGGAAAATCCCGTCTTTAAAAACGTTGCCAAGAGGGCCCCATGGGAGAAATAA
- the fdxB gene encoding ferredoxin III, nif-specific has product MALLTGKTRGGKDWTPTFAETIDPEKCIGCGRCFKACSRKVLGPEDFVDEETDSTRMVMTIVNSDNCIGCAGCGVTCPKKCFTFTTMDV; this is encoded by the coding sequence ATGGCATTGCTGACCGGTAAAACCCGGGGGGGCAAGGACTGGACGCCAACCTTCGCCGAAACGATCGACCCCGAAAAATGCATCGGCTGCGGCCGTTGCTTCAAGGCCTGCTCCCGCAAGGTGCTGGGTCCTGAGGACTTTGTGGACGAAGAGACGGACTCTACCCGTATGGTCATGACCATCGTCAATTCCGACAATTGTATCGGCTGTGCCGGTTGCGGCGTCACCTGTCCCAAAAAGTGTTTCACTTTTACGACCATGGACGTTTAG